A stretch of DNA from Streptococcus sp. NPS 308:
GAAGAAGGAACGCATCAAGATGATGTTAAATGGTGAGAGAAGCATTGGAACAATCAAGGCCCAAACTGTATCACCTAGTTGAAGCAAACGAGTTACCACGATATAGCCTGGAACCAAACCGGCGTTGAACAACATACTAAGTAGGACGAAAACTGTAAAGAATCTGCGGTACTTAAAGGTTGTCCGTGAAATGGCGTAGGCATAAGTTGTTGTGATAAAGACGTTTGTCAAGGTTCCGACTACTGTTACAAATACTGAGATAAAGAGCGCTTGTAATATCTTATCTTTAAACTGAGCCAAAAACTCGAAGCCATCTAATCCAAACTGTGATGGGAAAAAGCTATATCCATGTTGAAGGATGCTCTTTTCATCTGTGATGGAAATCATGATGACAAAGATAAAGGGCAAGATACAAGAGAGAGCAATCAATCCAGAAATAATACTGAAGAAGATATCTGCCTTCTTACTAAAGGAGTGAATGCCGACATTATCAATTTTTGCTTTTTTAATTTTTTCTGCCATGCTTTCCTCCTTTCTAGAATAGTGCTGAATTTGGATCTACTCGTCTTGCAAGTATATTTGATAAGATAACGAGAATCAAACCAACAACTGACTGATAAAGACCAGCTGCTGACGCCATACCAATATCCGCTGTCTGAGTCAAACCATTATAGACATAGACGTCTAGTACGTTGGTTACATTGTAGAGCTGACCAGCATTGTGAGGGATTTGGTAGAAAAGACCGAAGTCTGCACGGAAGATGTTTCCGACTGC
This window harbors:
- a CDS encoding carbohydrate ABC transporter permease, which gives rise to MAEKIKKAKIDNVGIHSFSKKADIFFSIISGLIALSCILPFIFVIMISITDEKSILQHGYSFFPSQFGLDGFEFLAQFKDKILQALFISVFVTVVGTLTNVFITTTYAYAISRTTFKYRRFFTVFVLLSMLFNAGLVPGYIVVTRLLQLGDTVWALIVPMLLSPFNIILMRSFFKKTIPEAILESARIDGASEARIFFQICLPLSLPGIATITLLTALGFWNDWFNALLYIKSDNLYPLQYLLMQIQQNMDYIAKAVGLSGQLGVVLPKETGRMAMVVVATLPIAILYPFFQRYFVKGLTIGGVKE